A region of Fibrobacter succinogenes subsp. succinogenes S85 DNA encodes the following proteins:
- a CDS encoding translation initiation factor: MGIEERSTLVFASGVGRIKEEKPKASRPQGDGVVRISLKRLGGGKMASVVSGVPMDEDELKDLARVLKQKCGVGGSVKDFNIEIQGDKRNVLKAELEKKGFTVKLAGG; the protein is encoded by the coding sequence ATGGGTATTGAAGAACGTTCTACTTTGGTTTTTGCAAGCGGTGTTGGGCGCATTAAAGAAGAAAAGCCCAAGGCAAGTCGCCCGCAGGGCGATGGCGTTGTACGCATTTCGCTCAAGCGACTTGGCGGAGGCAAGATGGCTAGCGTCGTATCGGGAGTTCCGATGGATGAAGACGAGCTCAAGGACCTGGCGCGCGTTTTGAAGCAAAAGTGCGGTGTAGGCGGTTCTGTCAAGGATTTCAATATCGAGATTCAGGGGGACAAGCGTAACGTTCTCAAGGCAGAACTGGAGAAAAAGGGCTTTACTGTCAAGCTTGCTGGCGGCTGA